From Mobula hypostoma chromosome 8, sMobHyp1.1, whole genome shotgun sequence, the proteins below share one genomic window:
- the pex13 gene encoding peroxisome biogenesis factor 13, whose translation MGSQPPPKPWERRIPGNISAPSFQSADLVSGLPARQGQPVVARIPPPVPPRASQQTGVGNLSTYRSAYNTFSPAYTPYGSSLYGGYTPYNYGYGGLGYNRFRTDDIPPSRFVRQAEESSRGAFQSIESIVHAFASVSMMLDATFSAVYNSFRAVLDVANHFSRLRVHFTKVLSAFALIRTLKYLYRKLQTLLGLRNNSEVEELWAESAGSVLPAGAEDRLPGSGKSWPIFMFFAVVLGGPYLIWKLLSSATSEPESTSWANGDDDHIVARAEYDFTAGTEEELSFRSGDLLNLAPKEQQPKVRGWLLACLDGQTTGLVPANYVRILGKRRGRKQVELESIAKQQPQRHGDSTAAGTSFKEQQAVFESAFSETSKQNMDSGTIESVNTGKDIMNA comes from the exons ATGGGATCACAGCCACCACCAAAACCCTGGGAAAGACGGATCCCGGGAAATATAAGTGCCCCGTCCTTCCA ATCTGCTGATTTGGTATCTGGCCTGCCTGCAAGACAAGGACAGCCTGTTGTTGCACGAATTCCACCTCCTGTTCCTCCAAGAGCATCGCAACAGACTGGCGTTGGCAACCTCAGCACTTATAGATCAGCCTATAACACCTTCTCTCCAGCATACACACCATACGGAAGCTCTTTATATGGAggctataccccttataattatGGATATGGAGGACTTGGCTATAACAGGTTTCGAACAGATGATATACCTCCCAGTAGGTTTGTACGCcaggcagaagaaagcagcagaggAGCATTTCAGTCTATTGAAAGTATTGTCCACGCATTTGCTTCTGTTAGTATGATGCTTGATGCTACTTTTTCAGCCGTTTACAACAGTTTCAGAGCAGTCTTGGATGTTGCTAATCACTTTTCCAGACTCCGGGTGCATTTTACTAAAGTTCTGTCAGCATTTGCATTGATCCGAACTTTGAAGTATTTGTACAGGAAGCTACAAACATTGCTTGGCCTACGGAACAACTCCGAGGTTGAAGAATTATGGGCAGAGAGTGCTGGTTCCGTGCTTCCAGCTGGAGCTGAAGACAGGTTACCTGGGTCAGGCAAATCTTGGCCCATTTTTATGTTTTTTGCGGTTGTTCTCGGAGGTCCTTATCTCATATGGAAATTACTAAGCTCTGCTACTTCTGAACCAG AATCAACAAGTTGGGCAAATGGAGATGATGATCATATTGTTGCAAGAGCAGAGTATGATTTCACTGCTGGGACAGAAGAAGAGCTCTCATTTCGTTCAGGTGATCTGCTCAACCTGGCACCCAAAG AACAACAGCCAAAAGTGCGTGGGTGGTTGCTGGCCTGTTTGGATGGCCAAACAACTGGATTAGTGCCGGCTAATTATGTCAGAATTTTAGGTAAAAGGCGGGGCAGAAAGCAAGTGGAGCTGGAAAGCATTGCAAAGCAACAACCACAGAGACATGGTGATTCAACAGCTGCAGGAACCTCATTCAAGGAACAGCAGGCAGtctttgaatctgctttttctgaaacatcaaaacaaaatATGGATTCTGGCACTATAGAATCTGTAAATACTGGGAAAGATATAATGAATGCCTGA